The sequence below is a genomic window from Chitinispirillales bacterium.
TTCAGATCGTCCGCCTCGTCTTTCCCCATCAAAGCGGTATTTGCGGCAAGCAATATGTTGAGCGGCGCTTTTTTTGCAAAATCCTGCGCTCCCGCAATGTTTCTATGGTCGCCTGATTTTACCTCTTCCAAAGAATGATTCTTAGCGTTATACTTGTAAACCGCCTCGGGCTTAACTACAAACAATTCCGTTTCCTGCCAATTTCTCGCCGACGGCGCGGTACGCTTACCGTCGCTGCGATTTATCCCCCACATAGCCCACAGTAAATTACCGAGCTGCTGGTTGGAAAGTTCCTTGCTTGAAAAATCGCGGGAAGTTTTTCGATTCGCCAACGCCTCCATCAAGGGCATTCCGCCGGTTTTATTCGG
It includes:
- a CDS encoding nitroreductase family protein, translating into MFSKNQIKILFVSFIFFIPCSIFAQKTEIKLPQPNKTGGMPLMEALANRKTSRDFSSKELSNQQLGNLLWAMWGINRSDGKRTAPSARNWQETELFVVKPEAVYKYNAKNHSLEEVKSGDHRNIAGAQDFAKKAPLNILLAANTALMGKDEADDLNTAHIDAGFIAQNAYLYCTSEGLNCVVRLMIDRDEIRKTLGFDKKIYPIAGLTIGY